Proteins from a genomic interval of Qipengyuania sp. JC766:
- the pdxA gene encoding 4-hydroxythreonine-4-phosphate dehydrogenase PdxA → MTKPLALALGDPAGIGPEIVCASWARRKSDGLPPFFAVGGHDVLAAAAQLANISCPVQRVADMREALAVFDDALPVLGDRDANYRPGAPDPDGAKLALHSLEIATHLAREGDAGAVVTSPVAKSELKRIGFDHPGQTEYLASACLLDPEQAVMMLAGPSLRAVPLTVHCALAQVPALLTRELIVGRGIIVARALRTDFGIDAPRIAVTGLNPHAGEGGQFGAEERDVIEPAIAALRDAGVDASGPHPADALFAPHKRAGFDAALCMYHDQALIPVKALDFDQGVNVTLGLPIVRTSPDHGTAFDIAGRGIARPEAMIAAIRMAGEMAERRARA, encoded by the coding sequence ATGACGAAGCCGCTGGCCCTGGCGCTGGGCGATCCGGCGGGCATCGGCCCGGAGATCGTCTGCGCCAGCTGGGCGCGGCGCAAGTCCGATGGCCTGCCGCCCTTTTTCGCGGTGGGAGGACATGATGTGCTCGCCGCCGCGGCGCAGCTCGCAAATATCTCCTGCCCTGTCCAGCGCGTTGCCGACATGCGCGAAGCCTTGGCGGTGTTCGACGATGCGCTTCCCGTCCTTGGTGATCGCGACGCGAACTATCGTCCCGGTGCGCCGGACCCGGACGGCGCGAAGCTGGCCCTTCACTCGCTGGAAATCGCGACACACCTCGCGCGAGAGGGGGATGCCGGGGCCGTGGTCACGTCGCCGGTCGCGAAATCCGAACTGAAGCGGATCGGCTTCGATCATCCTGGCCAGACCGAATATCTTGCAAGTGCCTGCCTTCTGGATCCGGAACAGGCCGTGATGATGCTGGCAGGGCCGAGCCTTCGTGCGGTGCCTCTGACGGTGCATTGCGCTCTGGCACAGGTCCCGGCGCTCCTGACGCGAGAACTGATCGTCGGTCGCGGTATCATCGTCGCCCGCGCGCTGAGGACAGATTTCGGCATCGATGCGCCGCGGATCGCCGTGACCGGGCTCAATCCCCATGCGGGCGAAGGCGGGCAATTCGGGGCGGAAGAACGCGACGTCATCGAACCGGCAATCGCAGCCTTGCGGGACGCGGGCGTCGATGCCAGCGGACCGCATCCCGCCGACGCGCTGTTCGCTCCACACAAGCGGGCGGGCTTCGACGCGGCGCTATGCATGTATCACGACCAGGCGCTGATCCCGGTGAAGGCGCTCGATTTCGACCAGGGGGTCAATGTCACGCTCGGCCTGCCGATCGTGCGGACGAGCCCCGACCACGGGACGGCGTTCGACATTGCCGGGCGCGGAATTGCAAGACCCGAGGCGATGATCGCAGCCATTCGCATGGCGGGTGAAATGGCGGAACGGCGGGCGCGTGCCTGA
- a CDS encoding peptidylprolyl isomerase, producing MNNGPDFVIDTMMTKLLGGLAAFAVTVSPIAATAQGVAQDVAQDEEPTLNLPSEINILGPSNPNLRQATAKVNGEIITGTDVDQRTALLLAASRNELSAEELAQVRAQVLRNLIDEKLQIQEARALELPIEDAMIAQRYADVAQRNGQTPDTMDEWLENLGSSEASLKQQIRGEVAWQLVLRRMVRPYVNVSTDEAQELLEMMEASKGTEEYRIGEIYVSSTPETRQQVVANLQQIMQQLRQGGNFAAYARQFSESSSAAAGGDLGFVRLVTLPAQMATAAQEMQAGQLVGPIEIPGGFVLMVLIDKRQILMSDPRDAELSLKQISISFPEGTTEAQAEARLSEFQTTVQSMRGCGDADSVAATIGANVATNSGIRARSLPAQLQSAVLDLQPGQTSPAFGSIEDGVFVLMLCGRDEPQDESAPDLDTIISNLENERISKRAERYRRDLRNDALIEYN from the coding sequence ATGAACAACGGACCGGATTTCGTGATCGACACCATGATGACCAAGCTTCTCGGCGGGCTGGCCGCCTTCGCCGTCACTGTTTCCCCCATCGCGGCGACCGCACAGGGGGTTGCCCAGGATGTCGCGCAGGACGAGGAACCCACGCTCAATCTGCCGTCCGAGATCAACATTCTCGGACCCAGCAACCCGAACCTTCGGCAGGCGACGGCCAAGGTGAATGGCGAGATCATCACCGGGACCGACGTGGACCAGCGCACCGCGCTACTGCTCGCCGCCTCGCGCAACGAGCTGTCGGCCGAGGAACTGGCGCAGGTGCGTGCACAGGTCCTGCGCAACCTCATCGACGAGAAGCTGCAGATCCAGGAAGCGCGCGCGCTCGAACTGCCGATCGAGGATGCGATGATCGCGCAGCGCTATGCCGACGTGGCACAGCGCAACGGCCAGACGCCGGACACGATGGACGAATGGCTGGAAAACCTCGGATCGTCCGAGGCTTCGCTCAAGCAGCAGATCCGGGGCGAAGTCGCCTGGCAGCTGGTCCTGCGCCGCATGGTGCGTCCGTACGTGAACGTATCCACCGACGAAGCGCAGGAACTTCTCGAGATGATGGAAGCGTCCAAAGGGACCGAGGAATACCGGATCGGCGAGATCTATGTCAGCTCCACCCCGGAAACGCGCCAGCAGGTCGTCGCCAATCTCCAGCAGATCATGCAGCAGCTGCGGCAGGGCGGCAATTTCGCCGCCTATGCCCGCCAGTTCTCCGAAAGCTCGTCTGCGGCCGCAGGCGGTGACCTGGGTTTCGTGCGCCTCGTGACGCTGCCGGCGCAGATGGCGACCGCGGCGCAGGAAATGCAGGCCGGCCAGCTCGTGGGTCCGATCGAGATCCCGGGCGGTTTCGTGCTCATGGTCCTGATCGACAAGCGCCAGATCCTGATGAGCGATCCGCGCGACGCGGAGCTGAGCCTGAAGCAGATTTCCATCAGCTTCCCCGAAGGCACGACCGAAGCGCAGGCCGAAGCGCGGCTGAGCGAATTTCAGACGACGGTCCAGTCGATGCGCGGTTGCGGCGATGCCGACAGTGTCGCGGCGACGATCGGCGCGAATGTCGCCACGAACAGCGGCATCCGTGCCCGTTCCCTCCCCGCCCAGCTGCAGTCTGCGGTGCTCGATCTCCAGCCAGGGCAGACCTCGCCCGCATTCGGTTCGATCGAGGACGGCGTGTTCGTCCTGATGCTGTGCGGACGGGACGAACCGCAGGACGAAAGCGCGCCTGATCTCGACACGATCATCAGCAATCTCGAGAACGAGCGGATTTCCAAGCGCGCCGAACGGTACCGGCGCGATCTGCGCAACGACGCGCTGATCGAATACAATTGA
- the lptD gene encoding LPS assembly protein LptD, translating to MPPRRSLPVSIGVILRFGAAAGALAWAGSAAAQVLPEDQLPTNDEPGFVQPAPSGDDDDQPCVPVPPPIEDIDPYVPPAPDPTLAEDRVAFEANGVTYDSNGQTVRADGNVILRDNRRALRANSIQWNQATGDVIADGDVFVSNDEDRSVRADQVVWDRSTGEIVATGNIRFVDEAGNQLYTSRIVLDDSFEAGQIEEVLIALREGGRLAAEGGRRTEDGRIQLETAAYSACAVTNPAGCPKDPSWRITADRVTYDPEAERVSFDGAYLELFGKRLLPLPGLAIRTDGGPESGLLVPDLRISQSNGVEVIGSYYWRLGQNRDLTTSAYVFTEAPPMVSAQYRQLTSEGAFQITGYGTYSRRISDVTGQAVSEQDPRGYLFANGKYQFSPEWSATGSVRVASDRTFLRRYDISRDDRLRSTVNIERIDEDTYLSFAGWATQTLRLGQPQGQVPQVLPVIDFRHRMRDLAGLGDVLEFQANTLALFRDDGQDTQRAIAKAQWDLKQVTGLGQVITLTGLARGDLYHSTENALTQTALYRGEPGWQGRAIALGAVDVQWPLVGEAFGGTQVLTPRFQIVAVPGIRNLEVPNEDSRAIDLEDTNLFALNRFPGYDRVEPGVRAVYGVDWSLQRPGMRINASLGQSYRLIDKNELLPDGTGLSDQFSDYVGRTKVRFRNFVSFTHRYRLDKDDFAVRRNEIDATVGTRRTYAEVGYLRLNRDIDELEDLQDREEVRFAARLAFANYWSVFGSGVVNLTDREEDPTFTSDGFQPIRTRLGVAYEDDCLEMGLTWRRDYIDTGDAQRGNTFEVFFALKNLGFR from the coding sequence ATGCCGCCGCGCCGTTCCCTGCCCGTTTCGATCGGCGTGATCCTTCGCTTCGGCGCGGCCGCGGGCGCGCTCGCATGGGCGGGCAGCGCGGCGGCGCAGGTCCTTCCGGAAGACCAGCTTCCCACCAATGACGAACCCGGCTTCGTGCAGCCGGCCCCATCGGGCGATGACGACGACCAGCCATGCGTGCCCGTCCCTCCGCCGATCGAGGACATCGATCCCTACGTCCCGCCCGCGCCCGATCCGACGCTGGCAGAAGACCGGGTCGCGTTCGAAGCGAACGGCGTCACTTACGACAGCAACGGCCAGACCGTGCGCGCGGACGGCAATGTCATCCTGCGCGACAATCGCCGGGCACTGCGGGCCAATTCCATCCAGTGGAACCAGGCCACCGGGGACGTGATCGCCGATGGTGACGTCTTCGTCAGCAATGACGAGGATCGGTCCGTCCGCGCGGACCAGGTCGTCTGGGATCGCAGCACGGGCGAGATCGTGGCGACCGGCAATATCCGCTTCGTCGACGAGGCCGGCAACCAGCTCTACACCAGCCGCATCGTCCTCGACGATTCGTTCGAAGCCGGACAGATCGAGGAAGTCCTTATCGCCCTGCGCGAAGGCGGACGGCTCGCGGCGGAGGGCGGTCGCCGAACCGAAGACGGGCGCATCCAGCTCGAGACAGCGGCCTACAGCGCCTGCGCCGTCACCAATCCTGCAGGCTGCCCCAAGGACCCGAGCTGGCGCATCACCGCCGACCGGGTAACCTACGATCCGGAAGCGGAACGGGTCAGCTTCGACGGCGCCTATCTCGAATTGTTCGGCAAACGGCTCCTGCCCCTGCCCGGCCTCGCGATCCGCACCGATGGCGGCCCGGAAAGCGGGCTTCTTGTGCCGGACCTGCGGATTTCGCAGTCGAACGGCGTCGAGGTGATCGGCAGCTATTACTGGCGTCTCGGCCAGAACCGCGACCTGACGACATCGGCTTACGTTTTCACCGAGGCCCCGCCGATGGTGTCGGCCCAGTACCGGCAGCTGACCAGCGAAGGCGCATTCCAGATCACCGGCTACGGGACCTACAGCCGGCGCATATCGGACGTGACCGGACAGGCGGTGAGCGAACAGGACCCGCGCGGCTACCTCTTCGCCAACGGCAAGTACCAGTTCAGCCCGGAATGGAGCGCGACGGGATCGGTACGCGTGGCGAGCGACCGTACCTTCCTGCGCCGGTACGACATCAGCCGCGACGACCGCCTGCGATCGACCGTGAATATCGAGAGGATCGACGAGGACACCTATCTCTCCTTCGCCGGCTGGGCGACTCAGACGTTGCGCCTGGGCCAGCCGCAGGGCCAGGTCCCGCAGGTCCTGCCGGTGATCGATTTCCGTCACCGGATGCGCGATCTGGCCGGGCTCGGCGATGTCCTCGAATTCCAGGCCAATACGCTGGCCCTTTTCCGCGACGACGGTCAGGATACGCAGCGAGCCATTGCCAAGGCCCAATGGGATCTGAAGCAGGTCACCGGTCTCGGCCAGGTCATCACCCTGACCGGTCTCGCGCGCGGCGACCTTTACCACAGTACGGAAAACGCCCTTACGCAGACGGCGCTCTACCGCGGGGAACCGGGCTGGCAGGGACGCGCGATCGCTCTGGGTGCAGTCGATGTGCAGTGGCCGCTGGTCGGCGAGGCCTTCGGCGGCACGCAGGTCCTGACGCCGCGATTCCAGATCGTCGCGGTGCCGGGCATCCGCAACCTCGAAGTGCCGAACGAGGATTCCCGCGCGATCGATCTCGAGGATACGAACCTCTTCGCGCTCAATCGCTTCCCCGGATACGACCGCGTCGAACCGGGCGTGCGCGCGGTCTACGGCGTCGACTGGAGCCTCCAGCGGCCGGGAATGCGGATCAATGCCAGCCTCGGCCAATCCTACCGGCTGATCGACAAGAACGAGCTTCTGCCCGACGGAACCGGCCTGTCCGACCAGTTCTCCGATTATGTCGGCCGGACGAAGGTGCGGTTCCGCAACTTCGTCTCGTTCACGCACCGCTACCGGCTGGACAAGGACGATTTCGCCGTCCGCCGGAACGAGATCGACGCGACGGTGGGCACGCGGCGCACCTATGCCGAGGTCGGTTACCTGCGCCTCAACCGCGATATCGACGAACTGGAGGATCTGCAGGACCGCGAAGAAGTGCGCTTCGCCGCGCGTCTCGCTTTCGCGAACTACTGGTCGGTATTCGGTTCCGGCGTCGTCAACCTGACCGACCGCGAGGAGGATCCGACCTTCACCTCCGACGGTTTCCAGCCGATCCGCACCCGGCTGGGCGTCGCTTACGAGGACGATTGCCTGGAAATGGGCCTCACCTGGCGGCGGGATTATATCGACACCGGCGATGCGCAGCGCGGCAACACGTTCGAAGTCTTCTTCGCGTTAAAAAATCTCGGATTCCGGTGA